The genomic DNA AGACTTGACGATGAGGGCAACTTTATCTGGCCGGGCTTTGGCGACAATATGCGTGTCATCATGTGGATTCTCGGCCGTGCAGACGGTTCCGCCCACGCGGTCAAATCCCAGATTGGCTACGAACCTTCCCCCGAAGATCTGAATCTTGAGGGGTTAGAGCTCACTGAGGAAACCGTTGCGTCCTTGCTGGCGGTAGACCCCGCGCTCTGGCGCGAGGACATCGCTTCTGTCAAGGCGTTTTATGCCCGTTTTGGCGACAAACTGCCCGAAGAGATGAAAAAGCAGCTTGCCGCGCTCGAAGCGCGTCTCGACTGATAATTTTGAAAGGGGTCGGCAATGCAAATGATTTCTGAAAAGACTATTTCTGCGAAAACTCTGTGGCGTTCGGTTCTGGGGATTGTAATGGTATGCGCTGGATGCGCGTGCTTTGTACTCAGTTGTGTTGCTGCCATGATTTTAGCTGGTCGGGAATAAAACAAAATCCTAACTAAACACAGGCCGCAGGACATACGTCCTGCGGCTGGGTTTTTATTGGTCAGGGCGCCAATTGCCTAGATGAAAAGCGTAGGGTAGTCATCTATACGGGGCTTAACTTCCAAACGGTTCAGCTAGACCGACGAATCGAGTTTTATTACTTAACAGAGTTTTTAATACACTTTTCGGCGCACAATAACCTTATTAAATAAAGTCTTTTTACATTTTATAGCATTTTCCTTGACGTAACGGTATTGTTGGCTGTATAATTTTAAGGTTAAAAAACAAATTATTAATGTGTGCCGTTAGGCGGCACGGAAAATAGGTGGGTCATTTTGAAAAGAACAGATTTACGCAACATCGCTATTATCGCGCACGTTGACCACGGAAAGACTACGCTGGTCGATGGCATGCTTTCTCAGAGTGGTACCTTTCGCGAAAACCAGCAGGTTGAGGAGTGTGTCATGGACTCCGGCGCTATCGAGCGCGAGCGCGGCATTACCATTCTTGCCAAAAACGCTTCGGTCAATTACAAAGGTACCAAAATCAATATTGTAGATACCCCCGGACACGCCGATTTTGGCGGCGAGGTCGAGCGTGTGCTCGGCATGGTTTCGGGCGTATTGTTGCTGGTTGACGCAGCAGAAGGCCCAATGCCTCAGACACGTTTTGTGCTGTCAAAGGCGTTGGAGTTGGGTTTAGCCGTCATTGCTGTGGTCAACAAGGTGGACAAGCCCGATGCACGCGTTCACGAGGTTGTCGACGAAGTGCTCGAGCTTATGCTCGATCTTGGTGCCTCCAACGAGCAGCTCGACACCCCCATGGTGTTCTGCTCCGGCCGCGCGGGCACTTCTTCTTATTCACCCGACGAGCAGGGCACGGACTTAACCGCGCTGTTTGAGACAATTCTAGAATATATTCCTTGCCCCGATTTAGACACCGACGGCCCGCTTTCTGTGCTGGTCTCCACCGTTGATTACAACGAATTTGTTGGTCGTACCGCCGTCGGTCGCATTGAGCGCGGTGAGATGAAAGTCAATCAGCCGGTGGCTGTCTGCGATTTCCACGACACTTCTGTCAATTTGCGCGGCAAAATTACCGCCATTTATCAGTTTGAGGGCATCGGTAGAACATCGGTGCAATCGGCAAAGGCCGGTGATATCGTCATGTTCTCCGGCATTGATAACATCACCATTGGCAACAGCCTCTGCGCACCCGAGAAGATAGAGCCGATTGAGTTCACTAAAATTTCTGAGCCGACGGTCGAAATGACCTTTTCGGTTAACGACAGCCCATTTGCCGGCAAAGAGGGCAAATTTGTCACCTCGCGCCAACTGCGTGATCGCCTATTCCGTGAGCTGTTAAAGGATGTCTCGCTGCGCGTTGAAGAAGGTTCCACCACCGATAGCTTCCGTGTTTTGGGTCGCGGTGAGATGCATCTCTCGGTTTTGATCGAAACAATGCGCCGTGAGGGCTTTGAATTTGCCGTCGGTGCGCCCCGCGCTTTGATGTATGAAGAGGACGGCGTTTTGATGGAGCCGTTTGAAACTGCAATCATCGACGTGCCGGCTGGTTCCGTGGGCAGTGTTATGGAAAAGCTTGGTTCGCGCAAAGCCGACCTTATCAGTATGAACCCCGTCGGCGAACGCATGAAGCTTGAGTTTTTAATCCCCTCACGTGGCTTGTTCGGCTACCGCAGTGAATTTCTGACCGATACGCGC from Oscillospiraceae bacterium MB24-C1 includes the following:
- the typA gene encoding translational GTPase TypA gives rise to the protein MKRTDLRNIAIIAHVDHGKTTLVDGMLSQSGTFRENQQVEECVMDSGAIERERGITILAKNASVNYKGTKINIVDTPGHADFGGEVERVLGMVSGVLLLVDAAEGPMPQTRFVLSKALELGLAVIAVVNKVDKPDARVHEVVDEVLELMLDLGASNEQLDTPMVFCSGRAGTSSYSPDEQGTDLTALFETILEYIPCPDLDTDGPLSVLVSTVDYNEFVGRTAVGRIERGEMKVNQPVAVCDFHDTSVNLRGKITAIYQFEGIGRTSVQSAKAGDIVMFSGIDNITIGNSLCAPEKIEPIEFTKISEPTVEMTFSVNDSPFAGKEGKFVTSRQLRDRLFRELLKDVSLRVEEGSTTDSFRVLGRGEMHLSVLIETMRREGFEFAVGAPRALMYEEDGVLMEPFETAIIDVPAGSVGSVMEKLGSRKADLISMNPVGERMKLEFLIPSRGLFGYRSEFLTDTRGEGIIATLFNGYDAFRGEIVSRQSGSLIAHETGEAVTYGLYNAQERGDLFIDPGTPVYAGMIVGASPKLEDIVVNVCKRKHVSNMRASGSDDALRLTPPRKLSLEACIEFIADDELLEVTPKSLRIRKRELSHDQRMKKLKGIK